A genomic window from Erythrobacter sp. BLCC-B19 includes:
- a CDS encoding SEL1-like repeat protein, whose protein sequence is MRRIGLSGVMGAALLLGLGGCTVKQYMGISARTPVTPQEQARLDAALAAVPAKGKAGGCPWRGADGVVTNIACDAMPLPQLAQLAGMDHKPALLELGIRFEEGRGVPQDWDKAELAYRRAAWQNSYIAGQQVAGVGSLQRPMEPIMVPGAAGLESAEVRLANLRARKKAL, encoded by the coding sequence ATGCGCAGGATTGGTCTGTCAGGCGTAATGGGCGCAGCGCTGCTGTTGGGGCTCGGCGGCTGCACGGTGAAGCAATACATGGGCATCTCGGCCCGCACGCCGGTGACGCCGCAGGAACAGGCGCGGCTTGATGCTGCGCTGGCCGCGGTGCCGGCTAAGGGCAAGGCTGGCGGCTGCCCTTGGCGCGGCGCTGACGGGGTGGTCACCAATATCGCCTGCGATGCCATGCCTTTGCCGCAGCTCGCTCAGCTTGCCGGGATGGATCACAAGCCCGCGCTGCTTGAACTCGGTATCCGCTTCGAGGAAGGGCGCGGGGTGCCGCAGGATTGGGACAAGGCAGAACTCGCCTATCGCCGCGCGGCGTGGCAGAACTCCTACATCGCTGGCCAACAGGTCGCCGGGGTGGGCAGCCTGCAGCGTCCGATGGAGCCGATCATGGTGCCGGGCGCAGCGGGGCTGGAAAGCGCCGAAGTTCGTCTTGCCAATCTGCGCGCGCGCAAGAAGGCGCTCTAA
- a CDS encoding amidohydrolase family protein, giving the protein MTEAIIDPDLPIIDPHHHLWDLRPLVGMFPEPHHPFISAIVPNAYYTFDQLHAHLTTGHNIIGTVYMECGAFYNGAYGDALKNVGEVEFVNGVAAQSASGLYGPARYCAGIVGHADLTLGAAAGEVLDALQAASTRFRGIRHAAAWDADPGVLGPPFHHAQGLYRDATFREGFAELGKRGMTFDAWLLEPQLPDVIDLARAFPDQPICLDHVGTPVGIGSYKGRLHERFDEWRRNIRALAECENVVVKLGGLAMAFCALPEEGPAAGYSSEHLAALWRPYIETCIEAFGAGRAMFESNYPVDYWGADYAVLWNAFKRLARSASADEKAALFAGTAARFYGIEDVLA; this is encoded by the coding sequence ATGACCGAAGCGATCATCGACCCCGATCTGCCCATCATCGATCCCCACCATCACCTGTGGGATCTGCGTCCGCTGGTCGGAATGTTCCCGGAGCCGCACCACCCCTTCATCAGCGCGATCGTGCCCAATGCCTATTACACCTTCGACCAGCTGCACGCGCACCTGACCACCGGTCACAACATCATCGGCACGGTCTATATGGAGTGCGGCGCCTTCTATAACGGGGCCTATGGCGATGCGCTGAAGAACGTGGGCGAGGTCGAATTCGTCAATGGCGTCGCGGCGCAATCGGCGAGCGGGCTCTATGGCCCGGCACGCTATTGCGCCGGGATCGTCGGCCACGCCGATCTGACCCTCGGGGCTGCGGCAGGCGAGGTTCTGGACGCGCTGCAAGCGGCCTCCACCCGCTTCCGCGGCATCCGCCACGCCGCCGCGTGGGACGCCGATCCGGGCGTGCTCGGTCCGCCGTTCCACCACGCGCAAGGCCTCTACCGCGATGCCACCTTCCGCGAAGGGTTTGCCGAGCTTGGCAAGCGCGGAATGACCTTCGATGCCTGGCTGCTCGAACCGCAATTGCCCGACGTGATCGATCTCGCGCGCGCCTTCCCCGATCAGCCGATCTGCCTCGACCATGTGGGCACCCCGGTCGGGATCGGCAGCTACAAGGGCAGGCTTCACGAACGCTTTGACGAATGGCGCCGCAACATCCGCGCGCTGGCAGAATGCGAGAACGTGGTGGTCAAGCTCGGCGGCCTTGCGATGGCCTTTTGCGCGCTGCCCGAAGAAGGCCCGGCGGCCGGATATTCCTCCGAACACCTCGCCGCGCTGTGGCGACCCTATATCGAAACCTGCATCGAGGCTTTCGGGGCGGGCCGCGCGATGTTCGAGAGCAATTACCCGGTCGATTACTGGGGTGCGGATTACGCGGTGCTGTGGAACGCCTTCAAGCGCCTCGCCCGTTCGGCCAGCGCTGACGAGAAGGCAGCGCTGTTCGCAGGCACGGCGGCGCGGTTCTACGGGATCGAGGATGTGCTCGCCTGA
- a CDS encoding NAD(P)H-dependent flavin oxidoreductase — protein MPLPAPFDRLRLPLIGSPLFIVSGPELVIAQCKAGIIGSFPALNARPQSQLDEWLHQITEELAAHNRANPDRPAAPFAVNQIVHKTNDRVDADMATCAKWQVPMIITSLGAREDIYTAVRNWGGITMHDVINNRFAMKAIEKGATGLIPVAAGAGGHAGALSPFALMQEIRAWFDGPVALSGAIGHGASILAAQALRADFAYCGSAFIATKEANATDGYKNGIVEGSSEGIVYTNLFTGVHGNYLRSSIEAAGMDPDNLPESDPSKMNFGSGGNTKAKAWKDIWGSGQGIGTIKEVGTVEDLVARFEREYHEAKARLAANSGYTAWAAMAEAAE, from the coding sequence ATGCCCCTTCCCGCCCCGTTTGATCGCCTGCGCCTGCCGCTGATCGGCTCGCCGCTGTTCATCGTCTCCGGGCCCGAACTTGTGATCGCGCAGTGCAAGGCGGGGATCATCGGCAGCTTTCCGGCGCTGAATGCGCGCCCGCAGTCGCAGCTGGATGAATGGCTCCACCAGATCACCGAGGAACTCGCCGCGCACAACCGCGCGAACCCGGATCGCCCGGCGGCGCCCTTTGCGGTCAACCAGATCGTCCACAAGACCAACGACCGCGTCGATGCCGACATGGCGACCTGCGCCAAGTGGCAGGTGCCGATGATCATTACCTCGCTGGGCGCGCGCGAGGACATCTATACCGCGGTGCGCAATTGGGGCGGGATCACGATGCATGACGTGATCAACAACCGCTTTGCGATGAAGGCGATCGAAAAGGGCGCGACGGGCCTGATCCCGGTGGCGGCAGGGGCAGGCGGCCATGCCGGTGCGCTCTCGCCCTTCGCGCTGATGCAGGAAATCCGCGCCTGGTTCGATGGGCCGGTGGCGCTGTCGGGGGCCATCGGTCACGGTGCCTCGATCCTCGCCGCCCAAGCCCTGCGCGCCGATTTCGCCTATTGCGGCAGCGCCTTCATCGCCACCAAGGAAGCCAATGCGACCGATGGCTACAAGAACGGCATCGTCGAAGGTTCCTCGGAAGGGATCGTCTACACCAACCTCTTCACCGGGGTGCATGGCAATTACCTGCGCTCCTCGATCGAGGCAGCGGGGATGGACCCCGACAACCTGCCCGAAAGCGATCCCAGCAAGATGAACTTCGGCAGCGGCGGCAACACCAAGGCCAAGGCGTGGAAGGACATCTGGGGTTCGGGCCAGGGGATCGGGACGATCAAGGAAGTGGGCACCGTGGAAGACCTCGTCGCCCGGTTCGAGCGCGAATATCACGAGGCCAAGGCGCGCCTCGCCGCCAATTCCGGCTACACCGCATGGGCGGCGATGGCGGAAGCTGCGGAGTAA
- a CDS encoding AHH domain-containing protein, whose translation MPNWGRTASLTVIAFRSVNAPGSAAYDPGLQRHHLLPRQLLSQRCFGAMFAHLGRVRVGFDDFRRNGLLLPATEAATIRTGMPLHRGPHRRYNEVVIARVGRIEVSWANTRRHDEQAALADALLRLELLQGALRRRLLAERRRVVLNRKDPLGTGFDFTELDAMAEALWMAE comes from the coding sequence ATGCCGAACTGGGGTCGCACAGCCAGCCTGACTGTTATCGCGTTCCGCTCGGTCAATGCGCCGGGTTCGGCGGCTTATGACCCCGGTTTGCAGCGCCATCACCTGCTGCCCCGGCAATTGCTCTCGCAGCGCTGCTTTGGGGCCATGTTTGCCCATCTCGGGCGGGTTCGCGTCGGGTTTGACGACTTCCGCCGCAATGGCCTGCTGCTGCCCGCCACCGAAGCGGCCACGATCCGCACCGGGATGCCGCTCCACCGCGGGCCGCACCGGCGCTATAACGAGGTCGTGATCGCCCGCGTCGGCCGGATTGAGGTCAGCTGGGCCAACACCCGCCGCCATGACGAGCAAGCCGCGCTGGCCGATGCCCTGCTGCGTCTCGAACTGCTGCAAGGCGCCCTGCGCCGCCGCCTGCTGGCCGAGCGCCGGCGGGTCGTGCTCAACCGCAAGGACCCGCTCGGCACCGGCTTCGACTTCACCGAGCTCGACGCGATGGCCGAAGCTCTGTGGATGGCCGAGTAG
- a CDS encoding flavodoxin family protein: MSSAAPRLLILWHSRTGAAAAMARAAAEGAGEAAWLVAAEDAVPAMLLAAGGYLFCCPENLGSMSGLMKEMFDRCYYPALGQIEGRPYATLIAAGSDGAGAERQIDRIVTGWRLRRVADPLIVNLSAQTPEAIAAPKQVPAALLDQCRELGAGFAEGLRIGVF; the protein is encoded by the coding sequence ATGTCGTCTGCCGCGCCCCGTCTGCTGATCCTGTGGCACAGCCGCACCGGCGCTGCGGCCGCCATGGCGCGCGCTGCGGCCGAGGGTGCAGGCGAGGCCGCCTGGTTGGTGGCGGCCGAGGATGCGGTGCCCGCGATGCTGCTGGCAGCCGGCGGCTATCTGTTCTGCTGTCCCGAAAACCTCGGCAGCATGAGCGGGCTGATGAAGGAGATGTTCGACCGCTGCTACTATCCGGCTCTCGGCCAGATCGAGGGGCGACCCTATGCGACCCTGATCGCGGCAGGATCGGACGGGGCAGGGGCCGAACGTCAGATCGACCGGATCGTGACGGGCTGGCGTCTTCGCCGCGTTGCCGATCCGCTGATCGTGAACCTTTCCGCCCAAACCCCAGAGGCCATTGCCGCACCCAAACAGGTGCCTGCCGCCCTGCTCGATCAGTGCCGGGAATTGGGGGCAGGATTTGCCGAAGGACTGCGGATCGGGGTGTTCTAG
- the recJ gene encoding single-stranded-DNA-specific exonuclease RecJ: MATTPLPPPGLAPVLGVSASLSGKAWRWRGGNMELGEDVHGLGHSILDQLLLTRGVAQDDLPRHAQPTLRAFLPDPSVFRDMDTAAERLAAAVIAQERVTIYGDYDVDGATSAALLVELLRQLGLDAGYYIPDRLLEGYGPSGEALVRLAESGSQLIVTVDCGAMAHEALGMARAAGVDVIVVDHHKCAPELPPAAALVNPNRLDESDLGASHGHLAAVGVAFLLGVALVRTLRGRGWFADGRREPELMGLLDLVALGTVADVAALHGLNRAFVAQGLKILARRERIGMAALMDASRLTRAPQCSDLGFALGPRINAGGRIGESTLGVRLLTTTDPEEARAIAAQLSQLNEERRAIEAEVQEAAEAQLAGQHNMAVQVLSGHGWHPGVIGIVAGRIKEKTGKPAVVIALDETQGKGSGRSISGVDLGAAIIAAREAGLLVAGGGHAMAAGLTIAPARLADFAEFLDTRLARDVERARAGAAMLLDLALAPGGLTPELVETLEAAGPYGVGWPAPRIAVGPVRIIKADIVGKDHVRIIAAGNDGRSFKAIAFRAGESEMGQTLLHRHQGRRFHLAGRAKIDDWGNRPAAELQLEDAAFAD, from the coding sequence ATGGCCACCACCCCCCTGCCCCCACCCGGCTTGGCGCCGGTTCTTGGCGTTTCCGCCTCCCTGTCAGGCAAGGCCTGGCGCTGGCGGGGCGGGAACATGGAGCTGGGCGAGGATGTGCATGGCCTTGGCCACTCGATCCTCGATCAGCTGCTGCTGACCCGCGGCGTCGCTCAGGATGACCTGCCCCGTCACGCCCAGCCCACCTTGCGCGCCTTTCTGCCTGACCCGTCCGTCTTCCGCGACATGGACACCGCTGCCGAGCGACTGGCTGCCGCAGTGATCGCGCAGGAGCGGGTGACGATCTATGGCGACTACGACGTCGACGGCGCCACCAGCGCTGCGCTGCTGGTCGAACTGCTGCGCCAGCTGGGGCTCGACGCAGGCTATTACATCCCCGACCGCCTGCTCGAAGGCTACGGCCCCTCGGGCGAGGCGCTGGTGCGGCTGGCCGAGAGCGGATCGCAGCTGATCGTCACGGTCGATTGCGGCGCGATGGCCCACGAGGCGCTGGGCATGGCCCGCGCCGCCGGGGTCGATGTGATCGTCGTCGATCACCACAAGTGCGCGCCTGAACTTCCCCCCGCCGCCGCGCTGGTCAATCCCAACCGTCTTGACGAGAGCGACCTTGGGGCGAGCCACGGGCACCTTGCCGCCGTCGGCGTTGCCTTCCTGCTCGGCGTGGCGCTCGTGCGCACGTTGCGCGGGCGGGGTTGGTTTGCCGACGGGCGGCGCGAGCCGGAACTGATGGGCCTGCTCGATCTGGTCGCGCTCGGGACGGTGGCTGACGTCGCCGCGCTCCACGGCCTCAACCGCGCCTTCGTGGCGCAGGGGCTGAAAATCCTCGCCCGGCGCGAGCGGATCGGGATGGCCGCGCTGATGGACGCAAGCCGCCTCACCCGCGCGCCGCAATGCAGCGACCTCGGTTTTGCCCTGGGGCCGCGCATCAATGCCGGGGGGCGAATCGGCGAATCGACGCTGGGCGTGCGCCTGCTCACCACCACCGACCCGGAGGAGGCGCGTGCCATCGCCGCCCAGCTCTCCCAGCTCAACGAGGAACGCCGCGCCATCGAGGCCGAGGTGCAGGAGGCGGCTGAAGCGCAGCTGGCAGGCCAGCACAATATGGCGGTGCAGGTGCTCTCGGGGCACGGCTGGCATCCCGGGGTGATCGGCATTGTCGCGGGCCGGATCAAGGAGAAGACCGGCAAGCCCGCCGTGGTGATCGCGCTCGACGAAACACAGGGCAAGGGCTCGGGGCGCTCGATCAGCGGGGTTGACCTCGGCGCTGCGATCATCGCCGCGCGCGAGGCCGGCCTGCTGGTCGCAGGGGGCGGCCACGCAATGGCAGCCGGGCTTACGATTGCACCTGCGCGGCTGGCCGACTTTGCCGAGTTCCTCGACACCCGCCTTGCCCGCGACGTCGAGCGCGCGCGCGCCGGGGCGGCGATGCTGCTCGATCTGGCATTGGCCCCCGGCGGGCTCACCCCCGAACTGGTCGAAACGCTGGAGGCGGCCGGCCCCTACGGCGTCGGCTGGCCTGCGCCGCGCATTGCCGTGGGGCCGGTGCGGATCATCAAGGCGGATATCGTCGGGAAGGATCACGTGCGGATCATCGCGGCGGGCAATGACGGCAGGAGCTTCAAGGCGATCGCCTTCCGCGCAGGCGAGAGCGAGATGGGTCAGACCCTGCTCCACCGCCATCAGGGCCGCCGCTTTCACCTGGCGGGCCGCGCGAAGATCGACGATTGGGGCAACCGCCCGGCGGCCGAATTGCAGCTGGAGGACGCCGCGTTCGCCGATTGA
- a CDS encoding sensor histidine kinase, protein MGSGQNIPIAGISLAGVTFVALLSLGTDVVIALAVLTVWVGSLLVAAGRPPEPPKAKIKQRLSLDSIRDLIEDTSTPLIITERNTIAIANRAARRVLGPHIIGQDARVGLRQPEAISLLGGKSHGEAIVRGLVRRGDIWQINRQMIDDRLAMLEFINQTAEADISRAHTDFVANASHELRTPLAAILGYVETLQEGEGKLDTPTAQKFLGIIEREAQRLHALVSDLMSLSRVEAEKHDLPTERIDLASLVERAARDAAGPNRIERLTLDIADEPVVLGDLQQLEQVVRNLVDNALKYGAPDTPVAVTLDLAQGDLARIAVEDQGEGIAPEQIPHLTRRFYRTDPGRSRASGGTGLGLAIVKHIVERHRGRLDITSEVGKGTRVVVRIPLAEPDPQAVSPPPDADSEAPNQPETEQLS, encoded by the coding sequence ATGGGCAGCGGCCAGAACATCCCCATCGCCGGCATCAGCCTTGCGGGCGTTACCTTTGTCGCATTGCTGTCGCTGGGCACCGATGTCGTGATTGCCCTCGCGGTGCTGACGGTGTGGGTCGGATCGCTGCTGGTCGCCGCCGGTCGTCCGCCCGAACCGCCCAAGGCCAAGATCAAGCAGCGCCTGTCGCTCGATTCGATCCGCGATCTGATCGAGGACACCTCGACCCCGCTGATCATCACCGAACGCAACACCATTGCCATCGCCAACCGTGCGGCGCGCCGGGTGCTTGGCCCACACATCATCGGTCAGGACGCCCGGGTCGGCCTGCGTCAGCCCGAGGCGATCAGCCTGCTGGGCGGCAAGAGCCACGGCGAGGCGATCGTGCGCGGTCTCGTCCGGCGCGGGGATATCTGGCAGATCAACCGCCAGATGATCGACGACCGGCTGGCGATGCTGGAGTTCATCAACCAGACCGCCGAGGCCGACATCAGCCGCGCCCACACCGATTTCGTCGCCAACGCCAGCCACGAATTGCGCACGCCGCTCGCCGCGATACTCGGCTATGTCGAAACCTTGCAGGAAGGCGAAGGCAAGCTCGACACGCCCACCGCGCAGAAGTTTCTCGGCATCATCGAGCGTGAGGCCCAGCGGCTCCACGCGCTGGTCAGCGACCTGATGAGCCTCAGCCGGGTCGAGGCGGAAAAGCATGATCTGCCGACCGAAAGGATTGACCTGGCTTCGCTGGTCGAACGGGCGGCGCGCGATGCGGCCGGGCCGAACCGGATCGAGCGCCTCACGCTCGACATCGCCGACGAGCCGGTCGTGCTGGGCGATCTGCAACAGCTTGAACAGGTGGTGCGCAATCTGGTCGACAACGCCCTGAAATACGGCGCGCCCGATACGCCGGTCGCAGTGACGCTCGATCTGGCGCAGGGCGATCTGGCCCGAATCGCGGTCGAGGATCAAGGGGAAGGCATTGCGCCCGAACAGATCCCGCACCTCACCCGGCGCTTCTACCGCACCGATCCCGGTCGCAGCCGCGCCTCGGGCGGGACGGGTCTGGGCCTTGCGATCGTCAAGCATATTGTGGAACGCCACCGCGGACGGCTCGACATCACCAGCGAGGTCGGCAAAGGGACGCGGGTCGTGGTGCGGATTCCGCTGGCCGAACCCGATCCGCAGGCCGTCAGTCCCCCACCGGACGCGGACAGCGAGGCGCCGAACCAGCCCGAAACCGAGCAATTGTCATAA
- the pstC gene encoding phosphate ABC transporter permease subunit PstC, with protein sequence MSPITLILIALGLGLLGWLAGRAKAWSFQSGDAGERTASRPIYHAWYVALWVVIPVLLFVIAWSAIAPQLVQQAVLASPAAEALPAFGFERDAFLGEARAVALGQAPGVFNDEAEPLVAPFRDAFARYNTIGIIVTVLIALAGGALAFLRLKPQFGARTRVERTVMMILLLASLVAILTTLGIFVSLVFETVRFFGMVSPIDFLLGTKWGPDTMASPDAVDASRYGAVPLFWGTIFIGAIIAMIVAIPLGLMSAIYLTQYAHPKVRTWIKPLLELLAGVPTVVYGYFAALTLAPMIRDAAVAIGITSASTESALAAGIVMGVMIIPFVSSMADDSMAAVPAAMRDGSLAMGATKSETIQRVLFPAALPGIVAGIMLAVSRAIGETMIVVMAASPAANLTANPLEPMSTVTVQIVKLLTGEQSTDHPATLSAYALGFVLFMVTLALNFIALRVVKRFREAYE encoded by the coding sequence ATGTCGCCGATCACGCTCATCCTGATTGCTCTGGGCCTCGGCCTGCTCGGCTGGCTGGCTGGCCGCGCCAAGGCGTGGAGCTTCCAGTCGGGCGATGCCGGAGAGCGCACCGCTTCGCGTCCGATCTATCACGCATGGTATGTTGCGCTGTGGGTGGTGATCCCGGTGCTGCTGTTCGTGATCGCCTGGAGCGCGATTGCCCCGCAGCTGGTGCAGCAGGCGGTGCTCGCCTCGCCCGCCGCCGAAGCGCTGCCCGCCTTCGGGTTCGAACGTGACGCTTTCCTGGGTGAAGCCCGCGCGGTTGCGCTGGGGCAGGCGCCGGGTGTCTTCAACGACGAGGCCGAACCGCTCGTCGCTCCGTTCCGCGATGCCTTCGCGCGCTACAACACGATCGGCATCATCGTTACCGTTCTGATCGCACTTGCCGGCGGCGCGCTCGCGTTCCTGCGTCTCAAGCCGCAATTCGGCGCGCGCACGCGGGTCGAGCGCACGGTGATGATGATCCTGCTGCTCGCCTCGCTGGTGGCGATCCTCACCACGCTTGGCATCTTCGTCAGCCTCGTGTTCGAGACCGTGCGATTCTTCGGCATGGTCTCGCCGATCGACTTCCTGCTCGGCACCAAGTGGGGGCCGGACACCATGGCGAGCCCCGATGCGGTCGATGCGAGCCGTTATGGCGCGGTGCCGCTGTTCTGGGGGACGATCTTCATCGGCGCGATCATCGCCATGATCGTCGCGATCCCGCTGGGGCTGATGAGCGCGATCTACCTCACCCAATATGCCCACCCCAAGGTGCGCACCTGGATCAAGCCGTTGCTGGAGCTGCTCGCGGGGGTGCCGACCGTGGTCTATGGCTATTTCGCCGCGCTGACGCTCGCGCCCATGATCCGCGATGCCGCCGTCGCGATCGGCATCACCAGCGCCTCGACCGAAAGCGCACTGGCCGCCGGGATCGTGATGGGGGTGATGATCATTCCCTTCGTCTCTTCGATGGCCGACGATTCGATGGCTGCCGTGCCCGCCGCGATGCGCGACGGCAGCTTGGCCATGGGCGCGACCAAGTCCGAGACGATCCAGCGCGTGCTCTTCCCCGCCGCGCTCCCCGGCATCGTTGCCGGGATCATGCTCGCGGTCAGCCGCGCGATTGGCGAGACCATGATCGTGGTGATGGCCGCATCGCCTGCCGCCAACCTTACCGCCAATCCGCTTGAACCGATGTCGACCGTCACCGTGCAGATCGTCAAGCTGCTGACGGGCGAACAGAGCACCGATCACCCGGCCACCCTCAGCGCCTATGCGCTGGGCTTTGTGCTGTTCATGGTGACGCTGGCGCTCAACTTCATCGCCCTGCGCGTCGTCAAGCGTTTCCGCGAGGCCTACGAATGA
- the pstA gene encoding phosphate ABC transporter permease PstA has translation MSTPETPNALGPTRTPAFEARLAKRYRAERNFRRIGMGAVVFSVAVLVFLLGNMLLNGIAGFQRTEMAVTIDFPATGLTGDATSLTAPSSAQTLEIQGLPATVTRLAEEQLGKAAAEQIAPDAWRDVVAALAADPDLITTKATFELPTTSALAAGLQGEGDPALQALAQDLAAKGKLQRNWDWGFLTRSDATTPQSVGIWGALKGSMLTMLVTLVLAFPVGVLSALYLEEYAPRNRWTDIIEVSISNLAAVPSIIFGLLGLAVFLALFPGLRSAPLIGGMTLALMTMPVIVISGRNAIKAVPPSIRDGALAIGASPVQVVFHHVLPLALPGMLTGTIIGMARALGETAPLLLIGMRIFVATPPEGFASPATVLPMQIFLWSDEIDRGFVERTSAAIIVLLAFLLAMNGLAIYLRNKFEKRW, from the coding sequence ATGAGCACGCCCGAAACCCCCAATGCCCTCGGCCCGACGCGCACCCCTGCCTTCGAAGCGCGGCTTGCGAAGCGCTACCGTGCCGAACGCAACTTCCGCCGCATCGGCATGGGCGCGGTGGTGTTCTCTGTCGCGGTGCTGGTGTTCCTGCTCGGCAATATGCTGCTGAACGGGATCGCTGGGTTCCAGCGCACCGAGATGGCGGTGACGATCGACTTTCCCGCTACGGGGCTGACAGGCGATGCCACCTCGCTGACCGCGCCGAGCTCCGCGCAAACGCTTGAGATCCAGGGCCTGCCCGCCACGGTCACACGCCTTGCCGAAGAGCAGCTGGGTAAAGCCGCCGCCGAACAGATCGCCCCCGATGCCTGGCGCGATGTCGTGGCAGCGCTGGCGGCCGATCCTGACCTCATCACCACCAAGGCAACCTTCGAACTGCCGACCACCTCAGCGCTCGCCGCAGGGCTGCAAGGCGAAGGCGATCCTGCGCTTCAGGCGCTCGCGCAAGACCTCGCCGCCAAGGGCAAGCTTCAGCGCAACTGGGACTGGGGCTTCCTCACCCGCTCGGACGCGACCACGCCGCAATCGGTCGGCATCTGGGGCGCGCTCAAGGGCTCGATGCTGACCATGCTGGTGACGCTGGTGCTGGCCTTCCCGGTGGGCGTCCTGTCGGCGCTCTATCTTGAGGAATACGCCCCGCGCAATCGCTGGACCGACATCATCGAAGTGTCGATCAGCAACCTTGCCGCGGTGCCCTCGATCATCTTCGGCCTCTTGGGCCTTGCCGTGTTCCTCGCGCTGTTTCCCGGCCTGCGGTCAGCCCCGCTGATCGGCGGGATGACGCTGGCACTGATGACCATGCCGGTGATCGTCATTTCCGGGCGCAACGCGATCAAGGCGGTGCCGCCTTCGATCCGTGACGGCGCGCTCGCCATTGGTGCATCGCCGGTGCAGGTGGTGTTCCACCATGTGCTGCCGCTTGCACTGCCGGGGATGCTGACCGGCACCATCATCGGCATGGCCCGCGCACTGGGCGAAACCGCGCCGCTGCTCTTGATCGGGATGCGCATTTTCGTGGCCACCCCGCCCGAAGGCTTCGCCTCGCCCGCGACCGTGCTGCCGATGCAGATCTTCCTGTGGTCTGACGAAATCGACCGCGGCTTTGTGGAACGCACCAGCGCGGCTATCATCGTGCTGCTGGCGTTCCTGCTCGCCATGAACGGCCTTGCCATTTACCTCCGCAACAAATTCGAGAAACGCTGGTGA
- the pstB gene encoding phosphate ABC transporter ATP-binding protein PstB, translating to MADENAKIRARDVCVFYGEKKAIDHVSIDISPNYVTAFIGPSGCGKSTFLRCFNRMNDTIGAAKVTGLIELDGEDIHGSRMDVVQLRARVGMVFQKPNPFPKSIYENIAYGPKIHGLAEKKADLDVIVERSLTRAGLWDEVKDRLEDSGTALSGGQQQRLCIARAIAVDPEVILMDEPASALDPIATAKIEELIDELSGRYAIVIVTHSMQQAARVSQRTAFFHLGKMVEYGPTSEIFTNPIEERTKDYITGRYG from the coding sequence ATGGCCGACGAAAACGCGAAGATCCGCGCGCGCGACGTCTGCGTCTTCTACGGCGAGAAGAAGGCGATCGATCACGTCTCGATCGACATTTCGCCCAATTACGTCACCGCCTTCATCGGCCCGTCGGGCTGCGGGAAGTCGACCTTCCTGCGGTGCTTCAACCGCATGAACGACACCATCGGCGCGGCCAAGGTGACCGGGCTGATCGAGCTCGACGGCGAGGACATCCACGGCAGCCGCATGGACGTGGTGCAGCTGCGCGCGCGGGTGGGGATGGTGTTCCAGAAGCCCAACCCCTTCCCCAAGTCGATCTACGAAAACATCGCCTATGGCCCCAAGATCCATGGTCTGGCGGAGAAGAAGGCCGATCTCGACGTGATCGTCGAACGCTCGCTGACCCGCGCCGGGCTGTGGGACGAGGTCAAGGACCGGCTCGAGGATTCGGGCACCGCGCTGTCGGGCGGCCAGCAGCAGCGCCTGTGCATTGCCCGCGCGATTGCGGTTGACCCCGAGGTCATCCTGATGGACGAACCGGCTTCGGCGCTCGATCCCATCGCGACCGCCAAGATCGAGGAGCTGATCGATGAACTCTCCGGGCGTTACGCGATCGTGATCGTCACCCACTCGATGCAGCAGGCCGCCCGCGTCAGCCAGCGCACCGCCTTCTTCCACCTCGGCAAGATGGTGGAATACGGGCCGACTTCGGAAATCTTCACCAATCCCATCGAGGAGCGGACGAAGGACTATATTACAGGACGTTACGGCTGA